The DNA window TTCTGCTGATTGATGGTGAGCCGGTGCCTTATGCCCTTGCCCGAATTCCTTCGCAGGGTGAAAATCGCGGAAATCTGGCCGCCGGTGGCCGTGGAGAAGGCCGCGAGCTGACCGATCGCGACCGTGAAATCTGCGCCCGCGTCGCTCCGGTGATTAAAGAGAAAGGATTGATGTTTGTGGGCCTGGATGTCATTGGTGATTATCTCACGGAGATTAATGTGACCAGTCCAACCTGTATTCGAGAGCTGGATGCGCAGTTTGGCATCGATATTTCAGCGTTGTTGATGGATGCTATTGAGCGACGACTGAAGCAGTAAGCTGAATCAATATCGACGGGCATCCCCGATGCAGAATCAGGACACGTGATGGCAGTTCAGGTAAGCGATTTCGATCGATTTTCATTCACTCTTTTTATGGCGGTGGCACTCCATGCCATCGCTGTATTGGGCATTACGTTTGCTCCAGAGCTGCCCAGCTCTGTAGCGAAAACGATGGAAATCACGCTGTCGCAATTTGATGACGAACAAGCCCCGGAGCAAGCGGATTTTCTGGCGCAGACGAACCAACAGGGTAGCGGCACCGAAAATGTACCCCTGGAAATGACCTCGCCTCAACCGGCCGACGTCAGCCAGCCAGAGGTTGCTGACGTGCAGCCTGAGCCGAAAACCACAACAGAACCGCAGCCCAGTCAGAACCGAGCGGTGGTTCAGGCGGAAAACGCTCGGCGGCAGGTGTCGCAACAAAACGATGAGGTCGCACCGGAGCCGTTGCCCCGGGCCAAACGCAAAAGCTTGATGGAACGGAGTCTGGAAATTGCCAGCTTGGAAGCCCGGTTCGATGCGCAGCAGCAAGCCTATGCGCGCAAGCCCCGGGTGATGCGAGTGACGGCGGCTTCTACGCTGAAGTCTAATAACGCATGGTACGTGCAGAACTGGGTCGGCAAAGTGACTCGGGTAGGGAATATTAATTACCCGACAGAGGCTCGACGAGCGGGCATCTATGGCGATCTGAGAATGCTGGTTTCTATTCGTAAAGATGGCACCATAAAGGAGGTGACCATTTTGCAGTCGTCGGGCAGCTCGGTACTAGACGACGCAGCCATTCGCATTGTTCGGATGGCTGCGCCTTTTGCGCCTTTCCCGGAAAGCATGCGTGAGAAAGCGGATGAGTTGGAAATTATACGAACCTGGTCGTTCCAGAAGCGGGGGCTCAGTTCAGGATGATTGAAGATACCACTGCGACAGGTAGCTTGAAGCACCATTTTCTGGTGGCATCGCCTTGGCTATCCGATCCTCGATTTCACGGTGGACTGATCTATATCTGTGAACACTCGGAGGACGGTGCGCTGGGTTTGTTGATCAACCAGCCCTTGGGCATCCATCTGGGCGAAATACTGGAACAATTGGACATGCGCGGCGGAGAGCTGGACATACCAGTGTATGCCGGAGGCCCGGTCGAGCCTGAACGGGGATTCGTGCTGCACTCACCGGGGCGGGAGTGGCAGCACACCGCGCGGGTGACCGACGACGTTTTATTGACCACATCTCGTGATGTTTTGGAAAGCATCGGTCAGGATGATGGTCCGCACGAATTTCTAGTCGCGCTCGGTTATTCGGGTTGGGGTGAAGGTCAGTTGGAGGAAGAGTTGGGCAGCAACTCCTGGTTAACATGCCCGGCCACTGATGACGTGTTGTTTCGAACGCCCATTGAAAAGCGTTACGAAGCCGTTCTTAAACTGATCGGCGTGGATTTGAGTCAGCTTAGCGATTCGGTGGGACATGCCTGAGGTCGGTAATAGAAGAGTATTGGCGTTTGACTTTGGCACGCGGCGCATTGGCGTAGCCACTGGTCAGGAAATGCTGGGTACCGGACAGCCGCTGGCCATGATCCCGGCCCGGGATGGTGTGCCTGATTGGGCTCAGATCGAAGCTTTGTTAGCTGAGTGGCAGCCGAATCTGGTGCTGGTGGGGTTGCCGCTGAACATGGATGATACCGAAAACGACATGTGCGCCCGAGCCCGAAAGTTCGGCAAGCGCATTCACGGTCGCTACCATGTGCTGGTGGAAATGGTTGATGAGCGATTGACCAGTTTTGAGGCCAAAGGCCGGGTGATAGCCGACGGTGGTAGTCGGGATTTCGGTCGTCATGGTGTAGATGATCTGGCGGCCGTTTTGATTTTGGAAACCTGGTGCCGGGAACAAACCGGCCGAGTTGATTAACGAGGCTTTAATGACCGCATTGCTTGATATCAATCCGTTGCTGGACGAGCTGGAAGCAGGGTTGCGTGATGTTCTGGAGCGCCGGAGTATCAAGAATCCGGCGCTGATTGGTATTCGTACCGGTGGTGTTTGGATTGCCGACATTCTGAATAAGCGTCTGGGCCTGAAGCAGGACTTTGGTGAGCTGGATATTTCGTTCTATCGTGATGATTTCAGCCGCATCGGGTTAAACCCGACGGTGACACCGTCCAGTTTGGCGTTTGATACGGAAGGGCGGGATATCATTTTGGTGGACGATGTGATCATGAGTGGTCGCACGATTCGGGCTGCCATGAACGAGATCTTCGATTATGGCCGTCCTGCCAGTATCATACTCGCTACATTAATTGATTTAGGTGCCAGAGAGTTGCCGATACAGCCGGATGTGGTCGGTAAAGTGCTTGAGCTGGAAACCTATCAGAGAGTAAAGCTGCGCGGCCCTGAGCCGTTGCGCATTGAATTTCAGGAAACCGGGCAGTAAAACCTTCCCATTGATAACAGGCGAGCCATGACCGCGATTGACCCTTCCCCGAACCACTTGCAGCTGACCCGGGGTGGTCAGTTGCGACATTTTCTTACCCTTGATGGCTTGAACCGCGAACTGCTCACCGACATTCTCGATACTGCGGATTCTTTTATCGAGGTGGGTGAACGCAGTATTAAGAAAGTGCCCTTGCTGCGAGGGAGAACCGTTGTAAATCTGTTCTTCGAATCCAGTACCCGCACCCGAAGCACGTTTGAATTGGCTGCCAAGCGGCTGTCTGCAGACGTGCTGAATCTTGATATCTCCACCTCGGCCACGTCCAAAGGTGAATCGCTTTCAGATACCTTGCTAAATCTGGAGGCGATGGCCAGCGATATGTTCGTCGTGCGGCATTCCCAAAGTGGCGCTCCTCATTTTATTGCGGAAAGCGTGACGCCGGGGGTAGCCATCATCAATGCGGGCGATGGTCGTCATGCACACCCGACTCAAGCCATGCTGGATATGTTGACCATTCGCCAGCATAAGCGCTCGTTCGCGGGTCTGAAGGTTGCCATCGTTGGCGATATTTTGCATTCCCGCGTGGCTCGTTCCCAGATTCGTGCGCTGAACGAACTCGGTGCCGAAGAGGTGCGGGTGATTGCACCGGGAACCTTGTTGCCGAGGGATGTCGAGGATTTGGGCTGCACGGTGGAATACGACATGATCCGGGGCATGAGAGATCTCGACGTGGTGATCATGCTGCGGCTGCAAAAAGAACGTATGGAAGGTGCTTTGCTGCCGAGTGAGCGAGAGTTCTACCGCTTATACGGCCTGAATCAGGATAAGTTGGCGCTGGCCAAACCCGATTGCATTGTGATGCATCCGGGCCCCATTAACCGGGGTGTCGAGATTGAGTCTGCGGTGGCAGATGGGCCTCAATCGGTGATTCTGAATCAGGTTACTAATGGCATCGCCATCCGCATGGCGGTGATGTCGATGGCCATGGGTGGTCAGATGGCGGAACGGCAGCAAAAACAGATGGAAAGAGAGGGGGGCCGGGCATGAAGGCGGGTTCACAAGATAAAAGCCTTAAAATAACCGGCGGTACCTTGTTTGATGGCACAGGCACCGAGAGCGACAACCCGGGCCTGTTAATAAAAGAAGGCAAGATCGTGGCCATGGGTGCGGATGCGCTAAGTGCCGAGGTCGATCAGCAATACGATGCCAGTGGCTATGTGATTGCGCCGGGGTTCATCGACCTTTGCTGCAACCTGCGGGAGCCGGGTAACGGGCAAAAGGGGAATATCGCATCAGAAACCTTGGCCGCCGCCCACGGGGGCTTTACCACCGTGTGTGCGTCTCCTGAGACCTCGCCGGTCAATGATTCCAGTGCGGTAACACATCTGATTCGAGACGGGGCTTCATCACGGGGTTCGGTTCGTGTCTTGCCCATTGGGGCAATTACCCGGGGCTTGGAAGGAGAGCTTCTCAGCGATTTGGCCGGGCTTAAAAACGCAGGCTGTGTGGCTGTGGGTAATGGCTCTCGTGGTATTAAAAACGCCCGGATTATGCGCCGCTGTATGGCTTACGCCCGGACCTTCGGTTTGACGGTTATGTTCAGCCCCGAAAATCAGGCGTTGGCGGCGGATGGTTACGCCCATGATGGTCAGGTGACCACTCGCCTTGGTCTGTTGGGTATCCCGGAGGTGGCGGAAACGGCCGCGGTGATGGAAATGCTGCTACTTGCCGAAGAAACGGGCGTGAAGCTGCATCTTAGCCAGCTGTCCAGTGGCCGCAGTGTTGAGATGGTGGCGGCTGCTCGTCAGCGAGGCGTAAAGGTGACAGCCGATGTGGCCATGCACCAGCTGTGTTTCACCGAAGAGGCGCTGGCGGGTTTTGATAGCCGCTACCACGTTCGCCCGCCGCTGCGATCTGAAGCCGATCGGCAAGCTCTGGTGGCAGGTGTTCAGGCCGGAGTGATCGATGCCATCGTCAGTCAACATCAGCCTCATGATACGGCCGCCAAGCAAGCGCCGTTGCCCGCAACTGAACCGGGCTTATCCAGTATTGAGAGTGTGCTTTCGCTGGGTTTGGAGTTGGTCGAAAGCGGGGAGTTGAGCCGGCAACGCTTACTGACCGCGCTTACCGAAGGGCCGGGGCGTATTGTTGGCTTATCGCCTGAGATCACGTGTGGAGCCGTTGCGGATTTGTGCATCTTCAATCCAGCTGCTAGCTGGCAGCCGTCTGAACAAACCTTGGTGTCTACTGGTAAACACGCACCGCTGGTGGAGCGGAAATTGTCAGGAAAGGTCGAGCTGACGTTGGTGGCTGGCCGTCCGGTTTGGGTGGATAGCCACTAACGTTCACCTCAGGATTCGACGGAGGCAGCATTACCTCTGTCGAATCCATCACAAATTGTAGCCAATATTCTTAAAAGGCCTTGCGGGCAGTCACCTCAGCCAACGTATCCTAGATCCCCTCCAACTACCATAACTCGTAAAAATGAATGAGTTGCTGGCATCCAGCCAGTCTATGCTTTTGACAATAATAATTAGGAGTCATCCCGTGAAACCCATTCGATTCACCCGCGGTATCGCTAGGGCTGCCGCACTTTGCGCCAGTTTGATTGCTCCGATGCATGCGCAAGCTCAGACCGACATCATTGAACGCTCGTTTTGTGTGTTTGATCCAGTAGGTGCTAATGGTCCGCTCTTCTCGATTACTAAAGAATTTCAGCCGGTCGCCCTTCAACGTGGAATCAAACTGAATCTGCGTGCATACACCGATGAAAAAGTGGCGGCAGAAGACTTCAAGGCGGGCCAGTGTGATGCGGTCTTGTTGACGGGCACCCGCGCTCGGGAATTCAACAAGTTTACCGGGACGCTTGAGGCCATGGGGGCGATCCCTGGTGAGCGAGAAATGCGTTTACTGTTCAATACTCTGAGTCAGCCCAAGGCGCGCCCATTCCTGATTGACGGTCCTTATGAAGTGGCGGGTGTTTTCCCCGGCGGTGCCGTGTATCTGCATGCCCGAGATCGGACTCTGGATACGGTCGAAAAGCTGCAGGGTAAACGTGTCGCCACTCTGGATTACGACACAGCGTCGGTGCGGATGGTTCGCCATGTGGGCGCTTCGGTGGTAGGTTCAAACTCAGCCAATTTTGCCGGTAAATTCAATAACGGCAGTGTCGATTTTGCCTATGCACCTGCGGTGGCGTATCAGCCCCTCGAACTCTATAAAGGCATTGGCGACAAAGGCGGTGTGTTCAAATACGCGCTGGGTTATATGAATTTCCAGG is part of the Marinobacter sp. JH2 genome and encodes:
- the ruvX gene encoding Holliday junction resolvase RuvX, whose amino-acid sequence is MPEVGNRRVLAFDFGTRRIGVATGQEMLGTGQPLAMIPARDGVPDWAQIEALLAEWQPNLVLVGLPLNMDDTENDMCARARKFGKRIHGRYHVLVEMVDERLTSFEAKGRVIADGGSRDFGRHGVDDLAAVLILETWCREQTGRVD
- the pyrR gene encoding bifunctional pyr operon transcriptional regulator/uracil phosphoribosyltransferase PyrR is translated as MTALLDINPLLDELEAGLRDVLERRSIKNPALIGIRTGGVWIADILNKRLGLKQDFGELDISFYRDDFSRIGLNPTVTPSSLAFDTEGRDIILVDDVIMSGRTIRAAMNEIFDYGRPASIILATLIDLGARELPIQPDVVGKVLELETYQRVKLRGPEPLRIEFQETGQ
- a CDS encoding energy transducer TonB, encoding MAVQVSDFDRFSFTLFMAVALHAIAVLGITFAPELPSSVAKTMEITLSQFDDEQAPEQADFLAQTNQQGSGTENVPLEMTSPQPADVSQPEVADVQPEPKTTTEPQPSQNRAVVQAENARRQVSQQNDEVAPEPLPRAKRKSLMERSLEIASLEARFDAQQQAYARKPRVMRVTAASTLKSNNAWYVQNWVGKVTRVGNINYPTEARRAGIYGDLRMLVSIRKDGTIKEVTILQSSGSSVLDDAAIRIVRMAAPFAPFPESMREKADELEIIRTWSFQKRGLSSG
- a CDS encoding putative solute-binding protein, producing the protein MKPIRFTRGIARAAALCASLIAPMHAQAQTDIIERSFCVFDPVGANGPLFSITKEFQPVALQRGIKLNLRAYTDEKVAAEDFKAGQCDAVLLTGTRAREFNKFTGTLEAMGAIPGEREMRLLFNTLSQPKARPFLIDGPYEVAGVFPGGAVYLHARDRTLDTVEKLQGKRVATLDYDTASVRMVRHVGASVVGSNSANFAGKFNNGSVDFAYAPAVAYQPLELYKGIGDKGGVFKYALGYMNFQVIINMERFPEDAGQMVRDESIKRIDEAYEIIAEAEASIPDNVWVNLPQEDTAEYDKMLRQVRMSLLEEGVYDERAIKLMKAIRCRVDGARSECAS
- a CDS encoding dihydroorotase, producing MKAGSQDKSLKITGGTLFDGTGTESDNPGLLIKEGKIVAMGADALSAEVDQQYDASGYVIAPGFIDLCCNLREPGNGQKGNIASETLAAAHGGFTTVCASPETSPVNDSSAVTHLIRDGASSRGSVRVLPIGAITRGLEGELLSDLAGLKNAGCVAVGNGSRGIKNARIMRRCMAYARTFGLTVMFSPENQALAADGYAHDGQVTTRLGLLGIPEVAETAAVMEMLLLAEETGVKLHLSQLSSGRSVEMVAAARQRGVKVTADVAMHQLCFTEEALAGFDSRYHVRPPLRSEADRQALVAGVQAGVIDAIVSQHQPHDTAAKQAPLPATEPGLSSIESVLSLGLELVESGELSRQRLLTALTEGPGRIVGLSPEITCGAVADLCIFNPAASWQPSEQTLVSTGKHAPLVERKLSGKVELTLVAGRPVWVDSH
- a CDS encoding aspartate carbamoyltransferase catalytic subunit, with the translated sequence MTAIDPSPNHLQLTRGGQLRHFLTLDGLNRELLTDILDTADSFIEVGERSIKKVPLLRGRTVVNLFFESSTRTRSTFELAAKRLSADVLNLDISTSATSKGESLSDTLLNLEAMASDMFVVRHSQSGAPHFIAESVTPGVAIINAGDGRHAHPTQAMLDMLTIRQHKRSFAGLKVAIVGDILHSRVARSQIRALNELGAEEVRVIAPGTLLPRDVEDLGCTVEYDMIRGMRDLDVVIMLRLQKERMEGALLPSEREFYRLYGLNQDKLALAKPDCIVMHPGPINRGVEIESAVADGPQSVILNQVTNGIAIRMAVMSMAMGGQMAERQQKQMEREGGRA
- a CDS encoding YqgE/AlgH family protein, which encodes MIEDTTATGSLKHHFLVASPWLSDPRFHGGLIYICEHSEDGALGLLINQPLGIHLGEILEQLDMRGGELDIPVYAGGPVEPERGFVLHSPGREWQHTARVTDDVLLTTSRDVLESIGQDDGPHEFLVALGYSGWGEGQLEEELGSNSWLTCPATDDVLFRTPIEKRYEAVLKLIGVDLSQLSDSVGHA